The following proteins are encoded in a genomic region of Sulfurimonas sp. HSL3-7:
- a CDS encoding CoA-disulfide reductase, with protein sequence MKIVIIGGAAAGMSAAAKARRLLKEGSVTIYERGEIISFGACGLPYYVGGFFDDSAKMVVRSVAQAKESGIEVFTGYQVLRINSAEKLLEVQNLQSGEIFHDSYDKLMIATGANAIMPPFKNNRLGNIFTLTKLEDGLGLKTAAAMESVQNVTVIGGGFIGIEVVETMIKLGKKVRIIERNERIFNRVFDERITALMQEELISHGVELTREESVSGFEGVDSVEAVVTDKGRYPTDLVVIATGFRPNTDFLEKSPVERLSNGAVIVNNSGETSVTDIYAAGDCATVPHIVKEEDVYIPLATGANKLGRVVGENMAGVEAYYPGSLGSACVKVMDYEAALTGISESDAVKMGVAYKTVFIKDKNHSEFYPGQEDLYIKLLYDATTGIILGGEVLGKDGAALRIDVISMAIKTKMTVKELGMMDFCYAPPFSKAWDALNVAGNVAK encoded by the coding sequence ATGAAGATAGTCATCATCGGTGGTGCCGCTGCAGGGATGAGTGCTGCTGCAAAAGCGAGACGCCTGTTGAAAGAGGGTTCGGTTACTATCTATGAGAGGGGAGAGATCATCTCATTCGGTGCCTGCGGACTGCCTTATTATGTAGGCGGTTTTTTTGATGACAGCGCGAAGATGGTCGTACGGAGTGTTGCACAGGCGAAAGAGAGCGGCATTGAGGTCTTTACCGGGTATCAGGTACTGCGTATAAATAGTGCTGAAAAGCTGCTTGAGGTCCAAAACCTCCAAAGCGGCGAAATATTTCATGACAGCTACGACAAGCTGATGATCGCGACCGGTGCCAATGCCATCATGCCGCCATTTAAAAATAACAGACTTGGCAATATCTTTACATTGACAAAGCTGGAAGACGGTCTTGGACTTAAAACAGCGGCCGCCATGGAAAGTGTTCAAAATGTTACGGTCATAGGCGGCGGTTTTATCGGTATAGAAGTCGTTGAAACGATGATAAAACTGGGCAAGAAGGTTCGTATCATTGAACGAAATGAACGCATCTTCAACAGGGTATTTGATGAAAGGATCACAGCGCTTATGCAGGAAGAGCTGATAAGCCATGGCGTTGAACTGACCCGGGAAGAGAGTGTCTCCGGTTTTGAAGGGGTGGACAGTGTTGAGGCGGTTGTAACGGACAAAGGTCGATACCCAACGGACCTAGTTGTGATCGCGACGGGTTTCAGACCCAATACGGATTTTTTAGAAAAGAGCCCGGTTGAGCGTCTCTCTAACGGTGCGGTCATTGTCAACAACAGCGGTGAAACAAGCGTCACAGACATCTATGCCGCGGGCGATTGTGCCACGGTACCGCATATCGTTAAAGAGGAAGATGTTTACATCCCTCTGGCAACCGGTGCCAACAAGCTTGGTCGCGTAGTCGGGGAAAACATGGCCGGCGTCGAGGCCTATTACCCCGGCTCGCTGGGGTCGGCATGCGTCAAAGTTATGGACTATGAGGCAGCATTGACAGGTATCAGCGAGTCAGATGCCGTGAAGATGGGAGTGGCGTACAAAACTGTTTTTATTAAAGATAAAAACCATTCCGAATTTTATCCCGGACAAGAAGACCTTTACATCAAACTGCTGTACGATGCAACGACAGGCATAATTCTCGGCGGGGAGGTATTGGGTAAAGATGGGGCAGCGCTGCGTATCGACGTGATCTCAATGGCGATCAAAACAAAGATGACGGTAAAAGAGCTCGGGATGATGGACTTTTGTTATGCGCCGCCTTTTTCAAAGGCATGGGACGCGCTCAACGTTGCCGGGAATGTAGCTAAATAG
- the aroC gene encoding chorismate synthase, with amino-acid sequence MNRFGIRFSFSTFGESHGKAIGCLIDGVPAGLTIDEAYIQAQLDRRKPGQNEFATARKEADSVEILSGVFEGVSTGTPIAMVIYNTNQKSKDYSNIKDTFRPGHADFTYWHKYGIRDYRGGGRSSARETAARVAAGAVAKLMLNELGITIESGIIEIAGIHAKELDFSYPAGSEIYALDRNVEQAQKEAILEAKNRHDSVGGVAQIRMHNLPIGLGEPLYYKLDGVLAEAMMGINAVKAVEIGDGYESARAFGSTNNDPIRKEGFESNHSGGILGGISNGEEVRLNVYFKPTPSIFIKQHTTTTHDEEVDFALKGRHDPCVAIRGSVVAEAMAALVVADMVLLNMGRTMDGVKSYYEG; translated from the coding sequence ATGAACCGATTCGGCATCCGTTTTAGCTTTTCAACATTCGGCGAGTCCCACGGCAAAGCGATAGGCTGTCTGATCGATGGTGTTCCGGCAGGACTCACTATAGACGAGGCCTATATCCAGGCGCAGCTGGACCGCCGTAAACCGGGCCAGAACGAGTTTGCGACAGCGCGTAAAGAGGCCGACAGCGTCGAAATCCTCAGCGGCGTCTTTGAAGGTGTCAGCACCGGCACGCCGATCGCTATGGTGATCTACAACACCAACCAGAAGAGCAAAGACTACTCCAACATCAAAGACACCTTCCGTCCGGGGCATGCCGACTTTACCTACTGGCACAAATACGGCATCCGCGACTACCGCGGCGGCGGACGCTCTTCTGCTCGCGAGACTGCGGCACGCGTCGCGGCAGGAGCCGTGGCCAAACTGATGCTCAATGAGCTCGGCATCACCATAGAGAGCGGTATCATCGAGATCGCAGGCATTCACGCCAAAGAGCTTGATTTCAGCTACCCTGCCGGAAGCGAGATCTATGCGCTTGACAGAAATGTCGAGCAGGCCCAGAAAGAGGCCATTCTGGAAGCCAAAAACCGTCACGACTCTGTCGGCGGTGTCGCCCAGATCAGGATGCATAACCTGCCTATCGGTCTGGGTGAACCCCTTTATTACAAACTTGACGGTGTCCTTGCCGAGGCGATGATGGGGATCAACGCCGTTAAAGCGGTTGAGATCGGCGACGGTTATGAAAGTGCCAGAGCTTTCGGTTCGACCAATAACGACCCGATCCGAAAAGAGGGGTTCGAATCCAACCACTCCGGCGGGATCCTGGGCGGGATCAGCAACGGTGAAGAGGTACGGCTGAATGTCTACTTCAAACCGACACCCTCCATCTTTATCAAACAGCACACGACAACGACTCATGATGAAGAGGTCGATTTTGCACTAAAGGGACGTCATGACCCATGTGTCGCAATCCGAGGTTCAGTCGTTGCCGAGGCGATGGCTGCCCTTGTTGTCGCCGATATGGTCCTGCTGAATATGGGACGGACGATGGACGGTGTAAAAAGCTATTACGAGGGCTGA
- the rnc gene encoding ribonuclease III — MEQIKALEDRLGYSFKNKKLIIEALTHKSYKQPYNNERLEFLGDAVLDLIVGEYLFENFPNHDEGKLSKMRASLVNEEGFTRLANHIGLGKQLLLSNAEENNGGRSKPSLLSNAFEAIIGALYLEAGLEKARDISIKLLEEVYPDISLDTLFKDYKTTLQEMTQAQFGTTPEYKLVGSHGPDHKKEFEIAVHVDGKEYARASGKSKKIAQQEAAFLAINILKENEK; from the coding sequence ATGGAACAGATAAAAGCATTAGAGGATCGACTCGGCTATAGCTTTAAAAACAAAAAGCTCATTATTGAAGCGCTGACCCATAAGAGCTACAAACAGCCCTACAATAATGAACGTTTAGAGTTTTTAGGCGATGCGGTGCTCGATCTTATCGTCGGCGAATACCTTTTTGAGAACTTCCCCAATCACGATGAGGGAAAACTCTCTAAAATGCGTGCTTCATTGGTCAATGAGGAAGGGTTTACCCGTTTAGCCAACCATATCGGGCTGGGAAAACAACTCTTATTGTCCAATGCAGAAGAGAACAATGGCGGCCGTAGCAAACCCTCTCTGCTCTCAAATGCCTTTGAGGCGATCATCGGGGCACTCTATCTTGAGGCCGGTCTGGAGAAAGCCCGCGATATCAGTATCAAATTGCTTGAAGAGGTCTATCCGGACATCTCCCTTGACACCCTCTTTAAAGATTATAAAACAACCCTTCAGGAGATGACCCAGGCGCAATTCGGAACCACCCCGGAATACAAGCTTGTCGGTTCCCACGGGCCCGACCATAAAAAAGAGTTTGAGATCGCCGTCCATGTCGATGGCAAAGAGTATGCCCGGGCCAGCGGAAAGAGCAAAAAGATTGCCCAACAAGAGGCTGCATTTCTTGCTATCAACATACTAAAGGAAAATGAAAAATGA
- the rnhA gene encoding ribonuclease HI: MKKITLFSDGSALGNPGPGGFGTILRYHNNERIISGGELHTTNNRMELRGVIEGLKALKEPCEVEIVSDSSYVIKGINEWLDSWIARGFKKVKNPDLWQEYMEVAKPHHIHGIWVRGHVGHEENERCDDIARAKAEEFKALAN; encoded by the coding sequence TTGAAGAAAATAACTCTTTTCAGTGATGGAAGTGCCTTAGGTAACCCCGGGCCAGGCGGGTTTGGGACGATCTTGCGTTACCATAACAACGAGCGCATTATCAGCGGTGGCGAACTGCACACGACCAACAACCGCATGGAGCTGCGCGGCGTTATCGAAGGGTTGAAGGCCCTAAAAGAGCCCTGTGAGGTCGAGATTGTCTCGGATTCCTCCTATGTGATCAAAGGGATCAACGAGTGGCTCGATAGCTGGATCGCACGCGGCTTCAAAAAGGTCAAAAACCCCGATCTTTGGCAAGAGTACATGGAAGTTGCCAAACCGCATCATATCCATGGGATCTGGGTCAGAGGACATGTCGGTCATGAAGAGAACGAGAGGTGTGACGATATCGCCCGGGCCAAGGCAGAAGAGTTCAAAGCTCTCGCCAACTGA
- a CDS encoding tetratricopeptide repeat protein, producing MNDLFIEFRDPLFGIIIFFSLVFVIALFSYWWSRIKHKEESRYFNSFLDVFSSMPTEQELKSLMHSEAISEKSALIMAQTYFQNGDYEKCIEIYLILLELQKEPAQKVETLYLLGVTYFKAGFLERAQEIFLQILKQFPRTPKALRYLLIIYEQMHQFDKALEVLEPLEELGIDNKKDRIYLAAVGIIRSSQFGVEEKAQKLLALYQEHHLLSYLIFEYLFRHTPDLAWKNLDLGECERMIDLLWNAREAEANLDIISSNSYLRELFSAKGLTFAAQESNIFEFDVLIKLNMADQGGATLQFDYLCNHCKQVYPFSFHRCPNCHEIDSVVTEALLTKDHFEENNSFQ from the coding sequence GTGAACGATTTATTTATAGAATTTCGTGATCCGCTGTTTGGCATCATCATCTTCTTTTCTCTTGTCTTTGTGATCGCGCTTTTTTCATATTGGTGGAGTCGCATCAAACACAAGGAGGAGTCGCGTTATTTCAACAGTTTTCTTGATGTTTTTAGTTCTATGCCGACGGAGCAGGAGCTGAAATCACTCATGCACTCCGAAGCGATCTCCGAAAAATCCGCACTCATCATGGCACAGACCTATTTCCAAAACGGCGACTACGAGAAGTGTATCGAGATCTATCTCATTCTGCTTGAACTTCAAAAAGAGCCGGCCCAAAAAGTAGAGACCCTCTATCTTTTGGGGGTGACCTATTTCAAGGCAGGGTTTTTGGAACGTGCACAGGAGATATTTCTACAGATCCTGAAACAGTTTCCCCGTACGCCTAAAGCCCTGCGTTATCTGCTGATCATTTATGAACAGATGCATCAGTTTGACAAAGCCCTTGAAGTCCTGGAACCGCTGGAGGAGCTGGGTATCGATAACAAGAAAGACCGTATCTATCTCGCCGCCGTCGGCATCATTCGAAGCAGTCAATTCGGAGTAGAGGAGAAGGCGCAGAAGCTGTTGGCTCTGTACCAGGAGCATCACCTCTTAAGCTACCTTATTTTTGAATATCTCTTTCGCCACACCCCGGATCTGGCCTGGAAAAACCTCGATCTCGGAGAGTGCGAACGGATGATCGACCTCCTCTGGAATGCCCGCGAAGCTGAGGCAAATTTGGATATAATTTCATCTAACAGTTATCTGCGCGAACTCTTTAGCGCCAAAGGCTTAACTTTTGCTGCCCAGGAGAGCAACATCTTTGAGTTTGATGTCCTGATCAAGCTCAATATGGCAGACCAAGGCGGTGCCACCTTGCAGTTTGATTATCTGTGCAACCATTGCAAGCAGGTCTATCCGTTCAGCTTCCATCGATGTCCAAACTGCCATGAGATCGATTCGGTCGTCACAGAAGCACTTTTGACAAAGGATCACTTTGAAGAAAATAACTCTTTTCAGTGA
- a CDS encoding recombinase family protein, with protein MAISYIRPDKYFDGAFEQLKSINAYAQASGIDITEEYVDHTSQNNTLDEREDVVKFFRSNQGRDLLISDIWVLSSNITDLLQMVACLLKNEMRIHVISAGVVIDQNSDVMLVLGIIDQLRQVLESREKKMIGRPKGSRSSSKFDPYLDLIIGYIRDNMSVSAMARELKVSRSSLKDYIESRELKEVAKGLVTLDVPVDAEQKVIGTIVCPHSDKIQEESEA; from the coding sequence ATGGCAATTAGTTACATACGCCCAGATAAATATTTTGATGGCGCTTTCGAGCAGCTCAAAAGCATTAATGCTTATGCGCAGGCCAGCGGAATAGATATTACGGAAGAATATGTTGATCACACCTCGCAAAACAACACACTTGACGAGCGTGAAGATGTTGTCAAGTTTTTTAGAAGCAACCAGGGCCGGGATCTCCTGATCTCCGACATCTGGGTCTTAAGCAGCAATATAACCGATCTTTTACAGATGGTTGCCTGTCTTTTAAAAAACGAGATGCGTATTCATGTCATCAGTGCGGGTGTCGTGATCGATCAGAATAGCGACGTAATGTTGGTTTTAGGTATAATTGATCAACTACGTCAGGTGTTGGAGAGCAGAGAGAAGAAGATGATCGGACGCCCGAAAGGGAGCCGTTCCTCTTCGAAGTTCGATCCTTATCTGGACCTGATCATCGGGTACATTCGTGATAATATGAGTGTCAGTGCTATGGCAAGAGAACTGAAGGTCAGCCGAAGCTCCTTAAAAGACTATATCGAGTCACGTGAGCTCAAAGAGGTTGCTAAAGGGCTGGTTACACTGGATGTCCCGGTTGATGCAGAACAAAAAGTGATAGGGACGATTGTCTGTCCCCATTCAGATAAAATTCAAGAGGAGTCAGAAGCATGA
- the ccoG gene encoding cytochrome c oxidase accessory protein CcoG, which translates to MSETVAVEKKSTKDYLKGWIPFRIMRYWFFGLITVFALVAPWITIEGNHLFLLSFDKLKLHLAFVQFDMQEMYLMPFVLMIMFIGIFGLTVVGGRVFCGWMCPQTIFRVIYRDLIETKLLKLRKRIKNKQNEPDMSKTENKVKKVIAVLLWTLLAFVAAADFLWYFVPPEDFFAYMANPLDHMVLLGSLIGIAAFIIVDVVMIKENFCIYVCPYSRIQSVLYDDDTVMAIYDPHRGGKIYDEHTKLYTKEKDIRAAEPNSECTACESCVTVCPTHIDIRQGLQLECINCLECVDACTAVMGKLGKESLVRWSSDKEVLYQKGKTRYFRPKVIGYAVILVIVAVVLGLMGSTKEHMLLNINKESRLYDVKTTVDGGKVVDNAYIFLLQNTENEDHKFYFDIITPKEYEGKIKIQKPSAPFKAKPGIKKKKVVVLYTDEMIVDDATKDTIIPITIRAYAIDDKERIVVDRHTTFIFPRKDVYEAAK; encoded by the coding sequence ATGAGTGAAACAGTTGCTGTCGAGAAAAAATCGACAAAAGATTATTTAAAAGGGTGGATTCCATTTCGTATTATGCGTTACTGGTTTTTCGGTTTAATAACCGTTTTTGCCCTGGTCGCGCCGTGGATTACGATAGAAGGAAATCACCTCTTCCTACTTTCATTCGACAAGCTGAAACTACACCTTGCATTCGTGCAGTTCGATATGCAAGAGATGTATTTGATGCCGTTTGTCCTGATGATCATGTTCATCGGAATTTTCGGGCTTACTGTTGTCGGTGGGCGTGTCTTCTGTGGATGGATGTGCCCGCAGACGATCTTCCGTGTCATCTACCGTGACCTGATCGAGACAAAGCTACTGAAACTGCGAAAGCGTATTAAGAACAAGCAGAATGAACCGGATATGTCCAAGACGGAGAACAAGGTTAAAAAAGTGATCGCTGTCTTGCTCTGGACACTTCTGGCGTTTGTCGCAGCGGCGGATTTTTTATGGTATTTCGTACCACCTGAAGACTTTTTCGCCTACATGGCCAACCCGCTTGACCATATGGTACTTCTCGGATCACTGATCGGTATTGCGGCCTTCATTATTGTCGATGTCGTTATGATCAAAGAGAACTTCTGTATCTATGTCTGTCCTTACTCTCGTATTCAGTCGGTGCTTTATGATGACGATACGGTCATGGCAATCTACGATCCGCACCGAGGCGGAAAGATCTATGACGAGCATACAAAACTGTACACAAAAGAGAAGGATATCCGCGCGGCTGAACCGAATTCCGAGTGTACGGCATGTGAGTCATGTGTAACGGTCTGTCCGACGCATATTGATATCCGCCAGGGTCTGCAGCTTGAATGTATCAACTGTCTGGAGTGTGTGGATGCCTGTACGGCGGTTATGGGTAAACTCGGTAAAGAGAGTCTTGTCCGCTGGTCAAGTGACAAAGAGGTTCTTTATCAGAAAGGCAAGACCCGCTATTTCCGTCCGAAGGTGATCGGCTATGCGGTTATCCTTGTTATTGTGGCGGTTGTCCTGGGTCTTATGGGAAGTACAAAAGAACATATGCTGCTAAACATCAATAAAGAGAGCCGTCTTTATGATGTCAAGACAACAGTTGATGGCGGAAAAGTTGTCGATAATGCCTATATCTTCCTGCTCCAAAATACGGAAAATGAAGACCATAAATTCTATTTTGATATTATTACGCCGAAAGAGTATGAAGGCAAGATCAAGATCCAAAAACCTTCTGCACCGTTTAAAGCGAAGCCAGGCATTAAAAAGAAAAAAGTGGTCGTCCTCTATACGGATGAGATGATCGTGGACGATGCGACCAAAGATACGATCATTCCGATCACAATCAGAGCCTACGCGATCGATGATAAAGAGCGCATAGTGGTTGACCGCCATACGACCTTTATCTTCCCGCGAAAAGATGTCTATGAGGCTGCCAAGTAG
- a CDS encoding EAL domain-containing protein has product MRSISTLIIRHFFAQALLPILLIEFSLVITLFLLNNYQSEQNKNALELITKEAFIEIAHQTTARINQHFIQAKNDLNQLTDTSEIFFTMRAQRAENPQNYQLYDGFFQYAPPHVSEKGFYKYTKPKSTTVYTTNLKELQPDDYGILNSLVPLAPIAKTIIETPRSLITNIWINIDKRYAFAYPPINPVKELKPTLDVTEHSFYCNADPVHNPDKNSLFVPLYKKSWALRNGELGTYVKPLYLDNHFIGVAGFTLNVKEIANVINGLDLPFEAQAMLMDKENTLIASSNPAAIEKDFKTHSFYQMHKEQTAAPSGSMTINMKTLAASRFIEYTMPVKGTDLKIVIYVEKAAIFAPITMVSERTVHVGIIFIIAIAFFYLFFFWFNLGSLKRLAAGITQPLQAIVAFSSQLGREEDFHLENSKITELETLNTNLNYTHQELLDMLIRDQESGLFNRRKLLSDLLETKAHCLMLLHIHNYRALLQYYGQEGVLTLLESIIAILRNEDDIEIYRIADNELALFLPYRQQSYFRALLQQLNALHVTYNTVELHPFIYGGISKIENDGSELEKATLALQNALDNKISTPIYFKEEFDRSEQVQTNLLWAGRLKAAIAEDRIMPYFQPIYNIRTERIEKFEALVRMEENGEILSPYHFLESAEKMGRMHEITLLMIEKVFGVAARYPKFTFSINLSFKDIQDALFLDHIIGRCKHFDIEAHQIVFELLETEAIDDPQRSIRFFTELKRAGFGIAIDDFGTGHSNFANLSMMQADFIKIDGQFIKDMTQNPNSLAITKSISEFAKVMGAQTIAEFVKDDKTLLAVKELHIDYAQGFVISPAVPESEIDGLLDRVNG; this is encoded by the coding sequence ATGAGATCAATCAGCACTCTAATCATACGACATTTTTTTGCACAGGCCTTACTGCCGATTCTGCTCATCGAATTCTCACTTGTCATCACCCTGTTTTTGCTCAATAACTATCAATCCGAACAAAATAAGAATGCCCTTGAGTTGATTACAAAAGAGGCTTTTATAGAGATCGCGCACCAAACAACGGCACGGATCAATCAGCACTTTATCCAGGCAAAAAATGATCTTAATCAACTCACCGACACCAGTGAGATATTTTTTACCATGCGCGCTCAACGGGCCGAAAATCCCCAAAACTATCAACTTTATGACGGATTTTTTCAATATGCGCCGCCGCATGTCTCTGAAAAGGGGTTTTATAAGTATACAAAGCCAAAGAGCACCACTGTCTATACAACCAATCTGAAAGAGCTTCAGCCCGATGACTACGGTATTTTAAATTCGCTTGTCCCGCTCGCACCGATTGCTAAAACGATCATCGAGACCCCCCGTTCGCTCATCACCAATATATGGATCAATATCGATAAAAGGTACGCCTTCGCCTACCCTCCGATCAATCCTGTCAAAGAGCTCAAACCCACGCTTGATGTCACCGAGCACTCTTTTTATTGTAATGCCGATCCTGTACATAATCCTGACAAAAACAGCCTTTTTGTACCGCTCTATAAGAAGAGCTGGGCACTTCGAAACGGCGAACTCGGCACCTATGTCAAACCGCTCTATCTTGATAACCATTTTATCGGGGTGGCGGGATTTACCCTCAATGTCAAAGAGATTGCCAATGTGATCAACGGACTCGACCTACCTTTCGAAGCCCAGGCCATGCTGATGGACAAAGAGAACACCCTGATCGCTTCATCCAACCCGGCGGCCATTGAAAAGGATTTCAAAACACACTCCTTTTACCAGATGCATAAAGAGCAGACAGCAGCCCCATCAGGTTCGATGACGATTAACATGAAAACCCTTGCAGCCTCCCGATTTATCGAGTACACCATGCCGGTCAAAGGTACCGATCTTAAAATCGTCATCTATGTTGAAAAGGCAGCCATTTTTGCACCTATTACAATGGTAAGTGAACGCACTGTTCATGTCGGGATCATCTTTATTATCGCTATCGCGTTCTTCTATCTTTTTTTCTTCTGGTTCAATCTGGGGTCACTCAAAAGGCTCGCAGCAGGTATTACGCAACCGCTGCAGGCCATTGTTGCCTTCTCATCGCAGCTTGGCCGTGAAGAGGACTTTCATCTTGAAAACTCAAAGATCACCGAACTCGAAACGCTCAATACCAATCTCAACTATACGCATCAGGAACTGCTTGATATGCTGATCAGAGATCAAGAGAGCGGGCTTTTTAATCGCCGTAAGCTCTTAAGTGATCTTCTGGAGACAAAAGCACACTGTCTGATGTTATTGCATATTCATAACTATAGGGCGCTTTTACAGTATTACGGTCAAGAGGGTGTACTGACGCTGCTGGAGAGCATCATCGCTATCCTCAGGAATGAAGATGATATTGAGATCTACCGTATAGCCGATAATGAGCTGGCACTGTTTCTGCCATACCGGCAACAGAGCTATTTCAGAGCACTGTTGCAACAGCTTAATGCACTCCATGTCACCTACAACACCGTCGAGCTTCACCCCTTTATCTATGGCGGTATCAGCAAGATAGAAAATGACGGCAGTGAGCTTGAAAAAGCGACGCTGGCACTGCAGAACGCCCTTGACAACAAGATCTCGACACCCATCTATTTTAAAGAGGAGTTTGACAGAAGCGAACAGGTCCAGACCAATCTGCTCTGGGCCGGGCGGCTTAAAGCGGCGATCGCAGAAGACCGTATCATGCCCTACTTTCAACCCATCTACAATATCAGGACCGAAAGGATCGAAAAGTTTGAGGCGCTTGTCCGCATGGAAGAGAACGGCGAGATTCTCTCTCCGTATCACTTTCTGGAGAGTGCCGAAAAGATGGGACGGATGCATGAGATCACCCTGCTGATGATCGAGAAAGTCTTTGGTGTTGCGGCACGTTACCCGAAATTTACCTTTTCGATCAACCTCTCCTTCAAAGACATTCAGGATGCTCTTTTCCTTGATCACATCATCGGGCGCTGCAAGCACTTCGACATCGAAGCGCACCAGATCGTATTCGAGCTTTTGGAGACCGAAGCGATCGACGATCCGCAAAGGAGCATCCGTTTTTTTACCGAACTGAAGCGTGCCGGCTTTGGCATCGCTATCGATGATTTCGGAACGGGCCACTCCAATTTTGCCAACCTCTCTATGATGCAGGCGGATTTTATCAAGATAGACGGTCAGTTTATTAAAGACATGACGCAAAATCCAAACTCTCTGGCTATTACCAAAAGTATTAGCGAGTTTGCCAAAGTGATGGGTGCACAGACTATTGCAGAGTTTGTCAAAGATGATAAGACACTGCTAGCCGTAAAAGAGCTTCATATCGATTACGCTCAGGGCTTTGTGATCTCTCCAGCAGTACCCGAGAGTGAGATCGATGGCTTGCTGGACAGGGTTAACGGCTAA
- a CDS encoding PAS domain S-box protein: MKIRLFLSLLFAHSFLQADSFGTLFMSATLYLLLFTLIIALTAYLKDLQEEKLRYRTFFQHTKTAALFIDAKGIIRDLNKSAQALTGYTKEQLTGQKWYEKLLADEAALAISHRLCHADTREVIHTFNAPLISADGANILEASFTLTPFPKPLKGSILTLVALH, encoded by the coding sequence GTGAAGATACGGCTCTTTCTCTCTCTTCTCTTTGCACACTCCTTTTTGCAAGCAGACAGTTTCGGCACCCTCTTTATGAGTGCCACCCTCTACCTCCTTCTTTTTACACTTATCATCGCTTTGACGGCCTATCTAAAAGACCTCCAAGAAGAGAAGCTGAGATACAGAACCTTTTTTCAACACACCAAGACAGCAGCACTTTTTATCGACGCAAAGGGCATCATACGTGATCTGAACAAAAGTGCGCAAGCGTTGACGGGTTACACCAAAGAGCAGCTTACAGGTCAGAAGTGGTACGAAAAACTGCTTGCGGACGAAGCGGCTCTTGCGATCAGTCATCGTCTCTGCCATGCGGATACAAGAGAGGTTATCCATACATTCAATGCACCCCTCATCAGCGCCGACGGCGCTAATATTTTGGAAGCATCTTTCACACTCACACCCTTTCCTAAACCTCTAAAAGGGTCCATACTTACCCTGGTTGCTTTACACTAA
- the purM gene encoding phosphoribosylformylglycinamidine cyclo-ligase has protein sequence MSQISYKDAGVDIDAGNSFVENIKPLVKSTRIPGVLGGIGSFAGAFELPTGYKEPVMLAATDGVGTKLKLAIDSGIHNTVGIDLVAMCVNDLICNNGTPSFFLDYYATGKLEVDVATAVVAGIAEGCRQAECALIGGETAEMPGMYSEDDYDLAGFAVGVAEKSELDTVSNVRVGDKLLALPSSGLHSNGFSLARKVLFEKMGMKFDDTFEGKPLIETLLTPTNIYVKSYKKFKPQIQAMAHITGGGLVENLPRVLPENMRAVIKDESIRVLPIFDLIGQHVAREEMFRAFNMGVGMVLVVRPEDAATILENSEAYEIGEITEGKREAVIV, from the coding sequence ATGAGCCAGATCAGCTACAAAGACGCCGGTGTCGATATCGATGCCGGCAACAGTTTTGTCGAAAACATCAAACCCTTAGTCAAATCGACACGTATTCCAGGTGTACTTGGCGGTATCGGCTCTTTTGCTGGTGCCTTTGAACTCCCAACAGGCTACAAAGAGCCTGTCATGCTCGCGGCTACAGACGGTGTCGGTACAAAACTGAAACTGGCCATTGACTCAGGCATCCACAATACGGTCGGGATCGATCTGGTCGCGATGTGCGTCAACGACCTTATCTGCAACAACGGTACGCCGTCTTTCTTCCTCGACTACTATGCAACGGGAAAACTCGAAGTCGACGTCGCAACGGCGGTTGTCGCCGGGATCGCCGAAGGTTGTCGACAAGCCGAATGTGCGCTCATCGGCGGCGAGACGGCTGAGATGCCGGGTATGTACAGCGAAGACGACTATGATCTGGCCGGTTTTGCCGTGGGTGTGGCGGAGAAGTCTGAGCTCGACACGGTCAGCAACGTCCGTGTCGGCGACAAGCTTCTGGCACTGCCGAGTTCCGGTCTGCATTCCAACGGTTTCTCTTTGGCACGCAAGGTGCTTTTTGAGAAAATGGGGATGAAGTTTGACGACACCTTCGAAGGCAAACCGCTGATCGAGACGCTTTTAACCCCGACCAATATCTACGTCAAGAGCTATAAGAAATTCAAACCTCAGATCCAGGCGATGGCACACATCACCGGTGGCGGGCTGGTAGAAAACCTGCCCCGCGTACTTCCTGAGAACATGCGCGCCGTGATCAAAGACGAGAGTATCCGTGTTCTACCTATCTTTGATCTGATCGGCCAGCATGTTGCGAGAGAGGAGATGTTCAGAGCCTTCAACATGGGTGTCGGTATGGTCCTGGTCGTCCGTCCCGAAGATGCGGCAACAATCCTTGAGAACTCAGAAGCCTATGAGATAGGCGAGATCACAGAGGGCAAACGCGAAGCGGTTATCGTCTAG